The proteins below come from a single Cyanobacteria bacterium QS_8_64_29 genomic window:
- a CDS encoding phosphoenolpyruvate synthase (catalyzes the formation of phosphoenolpyruvate from pyruvate), whose product MPEQSPFILWLAQLGKPDLARVGGKNASLGELLQQLGASGVRVPEGFATTAEAYRHWMAQAGLAQPLRRLLADLDANDVDELRARGRQARALILDSPLLPELRRVIAAAYRQLCERYGEDTDVAVRSSATAEDLPEASFAGQQETFLNVRGERAVLEACHKCFASLFSDRAISYRQQGGFDQLDVALSVGVQKMVRADGASSGVMFSIDTETGFPDAVLITAAYGLGETVVQGAVNPDEYLVFKPTLERGYQPILDKRLGQKALKLVYDAGGSQTTRQVRVPDAERERFCLGDGEILQLARWAVAIERHYGTPMDIEWAQDARTGELFVVQARPETVQSQRDPNALTAYRLQADGEVLASGRSIGSAIGQGRARVMRDPGKIHLFQPGEVLVAEGTDPDWEPIMKQASAIVTDRGGRTCHAAIVARERGIPAIVGTGNGTQAIASEREVTVSCAEGEAGKVYAGRIPYEVERMPLDELPQLRTELMMNVANPDRAFSLAALPCDGIGLARLEFIIANHIQAHPLALLHFDALTDRDAKAEIARLTQHYDDKPQFFVDGLARGIATIAASVYPQPAIVRLSDFKTNEYAHLLGGSQFEPHEANPMLGWRGAARYCDPQYREAFALECRALKQVREEMGLTNVIPMVPFCRTPEEGERVLAEMAANGLQQGENGLQVYVMVELPNNVLMAAEFGRIFDGFSIGSNDLTQLVLGLDRDSALVASLFDERSEGVKHLVRMAIEGAKARGCKIGLCGQAPSDYPEFARFLVEAGIDSISLNPDSLPQARLTVAEAEREAQVIG is encoded by the coding sequence ATGCCCGAGCAGTCCCCCTTTATCCTGTGGCTGGCCCAGCTCGGCAAGCCGGACCTCGCCCGCGTGGGGGGCAAAAACGCCTCGCTGGGCGAGCTGCTGCAGCAGCTTGGGGCCAGCGGCGTGCGCGTCCCCGAAGGGTTTGCTACCACGGCTGAGGCCTACCGGCACTGGATGGCCCAGGCCGGATTGGCGCAGCCGCTGCGCCGGTTGCTGGCCGATCTGGATGCCAACGATGTCGACGAGCTGCGCGCGCGCGGGCGCCAGGCGAGAGCGCTGATTCTGGACTCGCCGCTACTGCCCGAGCTGCGGCGCGTGATCGCGGCGGCTTACCGGCAGCTTTGCGAGCGCTACGGCGAGGATACCGATGTGGCCGTGCGCTCCAGTGCCACTGCCGAAGACTTGCCCGAAGCCAGCTTTGCCGGCCAGCAGGAGACGTTTCTCAACGTGCGGGGCGAGCGAGCGGTGCTGGAAGCCTGCCACAAGTGCTTTGCCTCGCTGTTTAGCGATCGCGCCATTTCCTACCGCCAGCAGGGCGGCTTCGACCAGCTCGATGTGGCGCTGTCGGTGGGCGTGCAGAAAATGGTGCGCGCCGATGGGGCCAGCTCGGGGGTGATGTTCTCCATCGACACCGAGACCGGTTTTCCCGACGCTGTGCTGATTACGGCTGCCTATGGGTTGGGCGAGACCGTGGTGCAAGGGGCCGTCAATCCCGACGAGTACCTGGTTTTTAAGCCCACCCTGGAGCGGGGCTACCAACCCATTCTGGACAAGCGCCTGGGCCAAAAAGCGCTCAAGCTAGTCTACGACGCGGGCGGCTCCCAAACCACGCGCCAAGTGCGCGTTCCCGATGCCGAGCGCGAGCGCTTTTGCTTGGGCGATGGCGAAATCTTGCAGTTGGCCCGCTGGGCGGTTGCCATCGAGCGCCACTACGGCACGCCCATGGATATCGAATGGGCCCAAGATGCCCGGACGGGAGAGCTGTTCGTCGTTCAGGCCCGCCCCGAGACCGTGCAGTCGCAGCGCGATCCCAATGCCCTCACTGCTTACCGGTTGCAGGCTGATGGGGAGGTCCTGGCCAGCGGCCGCAGCATCGGCTCGGCCATCGGCCAGGGTCGCGCCCGCGTGATGCGCGATCCGGGCAAGATTCACCTGTTCCAGCCGGGCGAGGTGCTGGTTGCCGAAGGCACCGACCCGGATTGGGAGCCCATCATGAAGCAGGCCAGCGCCATCGTCACTGATCGCGGCGGGCGAACTTGCCATGCCGCCATCGTGGCCCGGGAACGCGGCATTCCGGCCATTGTGGGCACTGGCAATGGCACCCAGGCCATTGCCAGCGAGCGCGAGGTGACGGTCTCCTGCGCCGAGGGCGAAGCGGGCAAAGTCTATGCCGGGCGCATCCCCTACGAGGTGGAGCGCATGCCGCTGGACGAGCTGCCGCAGCTGCGCACCGAGCTCATGATGAACGTGGCCAATCCGGACCGGGCCTTTTCGCTGGCAGCGCTGCCTTGCGATGGCATTGGCCTGGCGCGCCTGGAGTTCATCATTGCCAACCACATCCAGGCGCATCCGCTGGCGCTGCTGCATTTTGACGCGCTGACCGACCGCGACGCCAAGGCCGAGATCGCGCGGCTCACCCAGCACTACGACGACAAGCCCCAGTTTTTTGTCGATGGGCTGGCGCGCGGCATTGCCACCATTGCCGCGTCAGTTTATCCCCAACCGGCCATCGTGCGGCTCTCGGATTTCAAAACCAACGAGTACGCCCACCTGCTGGGCGGCTCCCAATTCGAGCCCCACGAGGCCAACCCCATGCTGGGCTGGCGCGGGGCCGCACGCTACTGCGATCCGCAATACCGGGAAGCCTTTGCCCTGGAGTGCCGTGCCCTCAAGCAGGTCCGCGAGGAAATGGGCCTGACTAACGTCATTCCCATGGTGCCGTTTTGCCGCACCCCCGAAGAAGGCGAGCGCGTTCTGGCCGAGATGGCCGCCAACGGCCTGCAGCAAGGGGAGAACGGCCTGCAAGTCTATGTCATGGTGGAGCTGCCCAATAACGTCCTCATGGCCGCCGAGTTCGGCCGGATCTTTGACGGTTTCTCCATCGGTTCCAACGACCTAACCCAGCTCGTGCTGGGCCTCGATCGCGACTCGGCCCTGGTGGCCTCGCTGTTTGACGAGCGCAGCGAAGGGGTCAAGCACCTGGTGCGCATGGCCATCGAGGGGGCCAAAGCCCGGGGCTGCAAGATCGGGCTCTGCGGCCAGGCCCCCAGCGACTACCCCGAGTTCGCCCGCTTTTTGGTCGAGGCCGGGATCGATTCCATTAGCCTCAACCCGGATTCGCTGCCGCAAGCGCGCCTGACGGTTGCCGAGGCGGAGCGCGAGGCGCAGGTGATCGGCTAG
- a CDS encoding tRNA-specific adenosine deaminase: MSQLPDREAYARHCQWMAQALECARAAGEAGEVPVGAIVVDASGTPLARAGNRKERDHDPTAHAEVLAIRAASQHQSSWRLVGCSLYVTLEPCPMCAGAIIQARLARLVYGADDPSTGAIRTAINLPDSAASQHNLAVVSGICETASRDRLQAWFAQKGRGSV; this comes from the coding sequence ATGAGCCAACTGCCCGATCGCGAGGCTTACGCCCGCCACTGCCAGTGGATGGCGCAGGCCCTAGAGTGCGCCCGCGCCGCTGGCGAAGCGGGAGAAGTCCCAGTAGGGGCGATTGTGGTTGATGCCAGCGGGACCCCTCTAGCCCGGGCAGGCAACCGCAAAGAACGCGATCACGACCCCACGGCCCACGCCGAGGTCCTTGCCATCCGCGCTGCCAGCCAGCACCAGTCCAGCTGGCGCCTGGTGGGATGTTCGCTCTACGTCACGCTCGAGCCCTGTCCCATGTGCGCTGGCGCCATCATCCAAGCGCGCCTGGCACGATTGGTCTACGGTGCTGACGATCCCAGCACGGGGGCAATCCGAACGGCCATCAACCTGCCCGACAGTGCCGCTTCCCAGCACAACCTTGCCGTTGTCAGCGGCATCTGCGAAACTGCCAGTCGCGATCGCTTGCAAGCTTGGTTTGCCCAAAAGGGCCGCGGGTCGGTTTGA
- the grxC gene encoding glutaredoxin 3, producing MIPLLRALFARRAEPPPAEVEIYTWQMCPFCWRAKLLLGWKGVRATEYKIDGDERARTRMAERAGGRRTLPQIFVNGQAIGGCDELYTLNGRGQLDGLLAQPPSAPPV from the coding sequence ATGATCCCGTTGCTGCGCGCGCTGTTCGCTCGGCGTGCCGAGCCACCCCCGGCCGAGGTGGAAATCTACACCTGGCAAATGTGCCCGTTTTGCTGGCGGGCCAAGCTGCTGCTGGGCTGGAAGGGCGTTCGCGCCACCGAGTACAAAATTGACGGCGACGAGCGGGCCCGAACCCGCATGGCCGAGCGCGCCGGCGGACGCCGCACCCTGCCACAAATCTTTGTCAACGGGCAAGCCATTGGCGGTTGTGACGAGCTCTATACGCTCAACGGACGCGGGCAGCTCGATGGGTTGCTGGCTCAGCCGCCCTCGGCGCCGCCTGTATGA
- a CDS encoding RluA family pseudouridine synthase, with translation MSPSESETPTSQHRIAVTGKRQRLDRWLCQHFPAVPRSRLLKLLRKGQIRVGERRASPQTRVAAGDTVAVPALLQEQYWPAEQAQQSGDPQALHAAILHREVELLALNKPAGLAVQGGKTLDRHLAAQLPALQGSDPKPPRLVHRLDKATSGVLLLARTAGMADWLIRAFQQRRVAKTYWALVYPTPEPRRGTIRAPLAKGPAGKMQVAPRDGDAAVTHYRVLSATPQGRAWVELQPTTGRTHQLRVHLAHAGTPVIGDRKYGDPAVAAPQLMFHARQIAWPQRDRDAWQTVTAPPPEPFERWLAPLRAEDTARAR, from the coding sequence ATGTCCCCAAGCGAAAGCGAGACCCCAACGTCCCAGCACCGCATTGCCGTTACTGGCAAGCGACAGCGCCTCGACCGGTGGCTGTGCCAGCACTTTCCGGCCGTTCCGCGCAGCCGCCTGCTCAAGCTATTGCGCAAGGGCCAAATTCGGGTTGGCGAGCGCCGCGCCTCCCCGCAAACCCGCGTGGCAGCCGGCGATACGGTCGCCGTTCCAGCGCTGCTGCAAGAGCAGTACTGGCCGGCCGAGCAAGCGCAGCAAAGCGGCGACCCCCAAGCCCTGCACGCGGCCATCCTCCACCGCGAGGTCGAGCTGCTAGCGCTCAACAAGCCGGCCGGCTTGGCCGTTCAAGGCGGCAAGACCCTTGATCGCCATCTAGCAGCCCAACTACCGGCCTTGCAAGGCAGCGATCCCAAGCCGCCGCGGTTGGTCCACCGCTTGGACAAAGCCACCTCGGGGGTATTGCTGCTCGCCCGCACTGCCGGCATGGCGGATTGGTTGATCCGTGCTTTCCAACAGCGTCGCGTGGCCAAGACCTATTGGGCGCTGGTCTATCCCACGCCCGAGCCGCGCCGCGGGACCATTCGAGCACCGCTGGCCAAAGGCCCGGCGGGCAAAATGCAGGTCGCGCCGCGAGACGGCGATGCAGCGGTGACGCACTACCGCGTGTTGAGCGCTACGCCCCAGGGGCGCGCTTGGGTAGAGCTTCAGCCCACCACCGGCCGCACCCATCAGTTGCGGGTTCACTTGGCGCACGCGGGGACCCCAGTCATCGGCGATCGCAAATACGGCGACCCGGCCGTAGCCGCCCCGCAGCTGATGTTCCACGCGCGCCAGATCGCCTGGCCCCAGCGCGATCGCGATGCCTGGCAGACCGTGACCGCGCCGCCCCCCGAACCCTTCGAGCGCTGGCTCGCGCCACTGCGAGCGGAAGACACTGCCCGGGCGCGCTAG
- a CDS encoding glutamyl-tRNA reductase translates to MYIAVVGLSHKTAPVEVRETLSVSDSELEAPLAQLCSYPHVEEAAILSTCNRMEIYFVASDTEQGVREVTQFLGERSGWDQTQLRRHLFVLLHQDATRHLMRVAAGLDSLVLGEGQILSQVKHTHKLNQKSNGIGRILDRLFKHATTAGKRVRSETDIGSGAMSISSAAVELAQRKATNLADCRITAVGAGTMSRLVVKHLLAKGAQNIAIVNRSQQRAQKLANEFPQAELSVYPLSQLVDAVASSDLVFTSTAANDPILDRAKLESQLAPEDALMLFDIAVPRNVAADADKLDQIQAYNVDDLKEVVSQNSASRRQMAQEAETLLDEEVLSFDIWWRSLETVPTISSLRDKVEGIREQELEKALSRLGTEFADKHQEVIEALTRGIVNKILHDPMVELRGQQDGDRRRRTMESLELLFNLDIGR, encoded by the coding sequence ATGTATATTGCAGTCGTCGGACTCAGCCACAAAACCGCGCCGGTCGAAGTCCGCGAGACGCTGAGCGTATCGGATAGCGAACTGGAAGCTCCCCTGGCGCAGTTGTGCAGCTACCCCCATGTGGAGGAAGCTGCCATCCTCAGTACCTGCAACCGCATGGAGATCTACTTTGTCGCCTCCGATACCGAACAGGGCGTGCGCGAGGTAACCCAGTTTCTTGGCGAGCGCAGTGGCTGGGACCAAACCCAGCTGCGCCGGCACCTGTTCGTGCTGCTGCACCAAGATGCCACCCGGCACTTAATGCGGGTGGCTGCCGGCCTCGACAGCCTGGTTTTGGGCGAAGGTCAAATCCTGTCCCAGGTTAAGCACACCCACAAGCTCAATCAGAAAAGCAACGGGATCGGCCGCATTCTGGATCGCCTGTTCAAGCACGCCACGACCGCCGGCAAGCGCGTTCGCAGCGAGACCGACATTGGCAGCGGCGCCATGTCAATCAGCTCGGCGGCAGTCGAGCTGGCGCAGCGCAAAGCTACCAACCTCGCCGATTGCCGCATTACGGCCGTTGGGGCCGGCACAATGTCGCGTTTGGTGGTCAAGCACCTGCTGGCCAAAGGGGCTCAAAACATTGCCATTGTCAATCGCTCGCAGCAGCGCGCCCAAAAGCTGGCAAACGAGTTTCCCCAAGCCGAGCTGTCGGTCTACCCGCTCTCGCAGCTGGTGGATGCGGTTGCCAGCTCGGATCTGGTCTTTACCAGTACTGCCGCGAACGATCCCATCCTCGATCGCGCCAAGCTCGAGTCGCAGTTGGCCCCCGAGGACGCGCTGATGCTGTTTGACATTGCCGTGCCGCGCAACGTGGCGGCTGATGCGGACAAGCTCGACCAGATCCAGGCCTACAACGTCGACGATCTCAAGGAGGTGGTCTCGCAGAACAGTGCCAGCCGACGCCAGATGGCCCAGGAGGCCGAGACCCTGCTGGATGAAGAGGTCCTGTCTTTTGACATCTGGTGGCGCTCGCTCGAGACCGTCCCCACCATCAGCAGCCTGCGCGACAAAGTAGAAGGCATCCGCGAGCAGGAGCTCGAGAAGGCCCTCTCGCGCCTAGGGACCGAGTTCGCCGACAAGCACCAAGAGGTGATCGAGGCGCTAACGCGCGGCATTGTCAATAAGATCTTGCACGATCCCATGGTGGAGCTGCGCGGCCAGCAGGATGGCGATCGCCGGCGCCGGACCATGGAATCGCTGGAGCTGCTGTTCAACCTCGATATCGGGCGTTAG
- a CDS encoding 1-acyl-sn-glycerol-3-phosphate acyltransferase, translating to MPQQPATARSYIDPRLACALYPLGQYVVLPLYFGRIAVQGRSHIPRSGPLILAPTHRSRWDALMVPYAAGRLAAGRDLRFMVTADEMQGIQGWAIRRLGGFPVNQQHPDSGSLRYSIELLCQGCALVIFPEGGIERSGAVAPLMSGLGRVALHVQARLTQGSVWVLPMGIRYARAYPRWGCNATVRIGKPLEASHYHRGSLKQGARQLTQDLSAALEALAAAQVPATSPSPAASSSD from the coding sequence ATGCCCCAGCAACCCGCCACCGCTCGCTCCTACATCGATCCGCGGCTCGCTTGCGCGCTCTATCCGCTGGGGCAGTACGTCGTTCTGCCGCTTTATTTCGGCCGGATCGCAGTCCAGGGCCGCTCCCATATCCCGCGCTCGGGCCCCCTTATTTTGGCGCCCACGCACCGCTCGCGTTGGGATGCGTTAATGGTGCCCTATGCAGCCGGCCGCCTGGCCGCAGGGCGGGACTTGCGCTTTATGGTTACCGCCGATGAAATGCAGGGCATCCAAGGATGGGCGATCCGGCGCTTGGGCGGTTTCCCCGTCAATCAGCAACATCCGGACTCGGGCAGCCTGCGCTACAGCATCGAGCTGCTGTGCCAGGGCTGCGCGCTGGTCATTTTCCCCGAAGGCGGTATCGAGCGCAGTGGCGCGGTTGCGCCGCTGATGTCGGGCCTGGGACGGGTAGCGCTGCACGTCCAAGCTCGCCTCACCCAGGGCAGCGTTTGGGTGCTGCCCATGGGCATCCGCTATGCGCGCGCGTACCCGCGCTGGGGCTGCAACGCGACCGTTCGCATCGGCAAGCCGCTGGAGGCCAGTCATTACCACCGGGGATCGCTCAAGCAAGGCGCCCGGCAGCTCACCCAGGATCTGTCAGCGGCCCTAGAGGCGCTCGCAGCGGCGCAAGTTCCAGCCACTTCCCCGTCGCCAGCAGCGTCGAGTTCCGATTAG
- a CDS encoding TIGR02588 family protein — protein sequence MTPTEPQQTDRRTAAEWVTLAVSSLLVAGLIALVIYDWVVAERQPPILQATPHASVPVREVYYQPFTVANLGGSVATAVQVVAELQLPGEASEQGEQEVDFLAGGERKQGVFIFNRDPEQGNLTLRVAGYKLPYSNAARQFEGADRRE from the coding sequence ATGACCCCGACCGAGCCCCAGCAAACGGACCGGCGGACGGCCGCCGAGTGGGTGACCCTGGCTGTATCGAGCCTGCTTGTGGCAGGGTTAATTGCGCTGGTGATCTACGACTGGGTCGTTGCGGAGCGGCAACCACCCATCCTGCAAGCGACTCCCCACGCCAGCGTGCCCGTGCGGGAGGTTTACTACCAGCCCTTTACGGTTGCCAACCTGGGCGGGAGCGTTGCCACTGCCGTCCAAGTGGTTGCCGAGCTGCAGCTGCCCGGCGAAGCCAGCGAGCAAGGCGAGCAGGAAGTCGATTTTTTGGCCGGGGGCGAGCGCAAGCAGGGCGTATTCATCTTCAATCGCGACCCCGAGCAGGGCAATCTGACCTTGCGCGTGGCAGGCTACAAGCTGCCCTACAGCAATGCCGCCCGGCAGTTTGAGGGGGCGGATCGCCGCGAGTAG
- the glpX gene encoding fructose-bisphosphatase class II translates to MEQTLGLDVIEAVERAAIASAKWTGKGEKNQADQAAVEAMRARLNEASMHGRIVIGEGERDDAPMLYIGEEVGKGTQAGGGTPGLPEIDIAVDPCEGTSLVAQGQNGSMAVLAIAERGNLVQAPDIYMDKLAAPPAARGKLDIRNSIQDNLKTLAGCLDLAVEDIVVAVMNRSRHDNLIAEIRQAGARVRLIDEGDISAALACAFAGSSVHALMGIGAAPEGVITAAAMRCLGGHFQGQLVYDPAVVKTGLIGNSKEENRQRLQQMGVQDPDQPYKAEELARGDNVLFAACGITPGELMDGVRFFPGGMRTENLVISTQSQTARFTDTRHLTGSYKWLDR, encoded by the coding sequence GTGGAACAGACGCTGGGTCTAGACGTTATTGAAGCCGTGGAGCGAGCCGCGATCGCTTCGGCGAAGTGGACGGGCAAAGGCGAGAAAAACCAAGCCGACCAAGCGGCAGTTGAAGCCATGCGCGCGCGCCTGAACGAAGCTTCCATGCATGGTCGGATCGTCATTGGCGAGGGCGAGCGCGATGATGCCCCCATGCTCTACATCGGCGAAGAAGTGGGCAAAGGGACCCAAGCCGGTGGCGGCACGCCCGGGCTGCCCGAGATCGACATCGCTGTGGATCCCTGCGAGGGCACCAGCCTGGTTGCCCAAGGCCAAAACGGCTCCATGGCGGTTTTGGCGATCGCAGAGCGCGGCAACTTGGTGCAAGCCCCCGATATCTACATGGACAAGCTAGCGGCACCGCCTGCCGCGCGCGGCAAGCTCGATATCCGCAACTCCATCCAGGACAATCTTAAGACCCTGGCCGGCTGCCTGGATCTGGCCGTTGAGGACATCGTCGTTGCGGTGATGAACCGCTCCCGCCACGACAACCTGATTGCCGAAATTCGCCAAGCCGGCGCCCGGGTCCGGCTCATTGACGAAGGCGACATCTCGGCCGCGTTGGCTTGCGCCTTTGCCGGCAGCAGCGTTCACGCCCTAATGGGCATTGGCGCCGCCCCAGAAGGTGTGATCACGGCCGCTGCCATGCGCTGCCTGGGCGGCCACTTCCAAGGGCAGCTCGTCTACGACCCGGCTGTGGTCAAAACCGGGCTCATTGGCAACAGCAAAGAAGAGAACCGCCAGCGCCTGCAACAGATGGGGGTGCAGGATCCGGACCAGCCCTATAAGGCAGAGGAGCTTGCCCGCGGCGACAACGTCCTCTTTGCGGCCTGCGGCATCACCCCTGGCGAGCTGATGGACGGCGTGCGCTTTTTCCCCGGCGGCATGCGCACCGAGAACTTGGTCATCTCGACGCAATCGCAGACTGCCCGCTTTACCGACACCCGCCACCTAACGGGCAGCTACAAGTGGCTGGACCGCTAG
- a CDS encoding 1-deoxy-D-xylulose-5-phosphate reductoisomerase, with product MKPISIVGSTGSIGTQTLDIVAQYPERFRVVGLAAGRNVERLAQQIRQFQPEIAATAEESKRPELEAAIADLEHPPKLLAGKDAAAEVARYGDAQSVVTGIVGCAGLLPTLAAIEAGKDITFTNKETLIAGGPVVLPRAQQSGSRLLPADSEHSAIFQCLQGTPNGSLRRIQLTASGGAFRDWPAEQLGNVTPKDALQHPNWTMGDKITVDSATLMNKGLEVIEAHYLFGVPYDRIDAIVHPESIIHSLIELQDTSVLAQLGWPDMRLPLLYALSWPQRFPTNWEPLDLIKLETLTFRSPDQAKYPCLELAYAAGREGGLMPAVLNAANERAVELFLQRQIGFLDLPRLLEAVCNRYCRHNTSAPSLDAILTADHEARELAQQIGGQWARGDRTLSLR from the coding sequence GTGAAACCGATCTCCATCGTTGGCTCGACGGGCTCCATCGGTACCCAAACCCTGGATATTGTCGCTCAGTACCCGGAGCGCTTTCGCGTGGTGGGCCTGGCTGCCGGTCGCAATGTCGAGCGCCTGGCCCAGCAAATCCGGCAGTTCCAGCCCGAAATTGCCGCGACGGCCGAGGAAAGCAAGCGCCCCGAACTGGAAGCGGCGATCGCGGATCTGGAGCACCCCCCCAAGCTCCTGGCCGGCAAGGACGCAGCAGCCGAGGTAGCCCGCTACGGGGATGCCCAGAGCGTAGTGACCGGCATTGTGGGCTGTGCCGGGTTGCTGCCGACCTTGGCTGCCATCGAGGCGGGCAAAGACATCACTTTTACCAACAAAGAAACCCTGATCGCCGGCGGCCCAGTCGTGCTGCCGCGCGCGCAGCAGTCCGGCTCGCGCCTGCTCCCGGCAGACTCGGAACACTCGGCCATCTTTCAGTGCCTGCAGGGCACCCCCAATGGCAGCCTCAGGCGCATCCAGCTCACGGCCTCAGGCGGCGCATTCCGCGACTGGCCGGCCGAGCAACTAGGGAACGTTACGCCTAAAGATGCGCTGCAGCATCCCAACTGGACGATGGGCGACAAAATCACCGTCGACTCGGCGACGCTCATGAACAAGGGCCTGGAGGTCATTGAAGCCCACTACTTGTTTGGGGTGCCCTACGATCGCATCGATGCCATCGTCCATCCGGAGAGCATCATCCACTCGCTCATCGAGCTGCAAGATACCTCCGTGCTGGCCCAGCTGGGCTGGCCGGACATGCGGCTGCCGCTGCTGTACGCGCTGTCGTGGCCGCAGCGCTTTCCCACCAATTGGGAACCGCTGGATCTCATCAAGCTGGAGACGCTGACCTTCCGCTCCCCCGATCAGGCAAAATACCCCTGCCTGGAGCTGGCCTACGCGGCCGGCCGGGAAGGCGGACTGATGCCGGCCGTTCTCAATGCGGCTAACGAGCGGGCTGTCGAGCTATTCCTGCAGCGCCAGATCGGTTTTTTGGATCTGCCGCGCCTGCTAGAGGCGGTCTGCAATCGCTACTGCAGGCACAACACCAGCGCGCCATCGCTCGATGCCATTCTCACCGCCGATCACGAGGCGCGCGAGCTGGCCCAACAGATCGGCGGGCAGTGGGCGCGCGGTGATCGCACCCTATCGCTTCGCTAA
- the typA gene encoding translational GTPase TypA, with amino-acid sequence MTASIRNLAIIAHVDHGKTTLIDAMLQQSGIFRSGEDVPDCVMDSNALERERGITILSKNTAIRYQDILINIVDTPGHADFGGEVERVLGMVDGCLLLVDATEGPMPQTRFVLKKALEKGLRPIVVVNKIDRPQADPDGAIDRVLDLFIDLGADEDQCEFPYLFASAVEGVAKSDPNASGDSMQPLFETLVHQLPPPAGDPQAPLQLQVTTLEYSDYLGRIAIGKVHNGRIQAGQQAAVIKTNGELERHKITKLMGFEGLNKVELEAAEAGSIVAVAGLGDINIGETIAAPDEPQALPLISVDEPTLQMTFAINDSPFAGQEGTYVTSRQLRDRLYKEMETNVALRVSETDSTDRFDVAGRGELHLGILIENMRREGYEFQVSQPKVIYREVNGQPCEPYEYLVLDVPEDTVGSCIERVGERQGQMQDMQAGENGRTQLEFVLPARGLVGFRGEFLRLTRGEGIMSHSFLDYRPLAGEFETRHNGVLVAQEEGTSTFYALKKAEERGTFFIGPGTRVYKGMIVGETNHPKDVELNICKAKQLTNHRASAGEVLEQLQPPQEMTLERALEYINPDERVEVTPQSIRLRKATAKVAKR; translated from the coding sequence ATGACAGCCTCCATCCGCAATCTGGCCATCATTGCCCACGTCGATCACGGCAAAACCACCCTGATCGACGCGATGCTGCAACAGTCGGGCATTTTCCGCAGCGGCGAAGACGTTCCCGACTGCGTCATGGACTCCAATGCCCTGGAGCGGGAGCGCGGCATTACCATCCTGTCCAAAAACACGGCCATTCGCTATCAAGACATTCTCATCAATATCGTCGATACGCCGGGCCACGCCGACTTTGGCGGTGAAGTCGAGCGCGTGCTGGGCATGGTGGATGGCTGCTTGCTGCTAGTCGATGCCACCGAAGGCCCCATGCCCCAAACGCGCTTTGTGCTCAAAAAAGCGCTGGAGAAAGGGCTGCGCCCCATCGTGGTCGTCAACAAAATCGACCGGCCCCAAGCCGATCCCGACGGCGCCATCGACCGGGTGCTGGATTTGTTCATCGATTTGGGGGCCGATGAGGACCAGTGCGAGTTTCCCTACTTGTTCGCCTCAGCCGTTGAAGGGGTTGCCAAATCGGACCCCAATGCCAGCGGCGACAGCATGCAGCCGCTGTTTGAGACTCTGGTCCACCAGCTGCCGCCCCCGGCAGGCGATCCCCAGGCACCGCTGCAGCTGCAAGTCACCACGCTGGAGTACTCCGACTACCTGGGCCGTATTGCCATCGGCAAGGTTCACAACGGCCGCATCCAGGCCGGCCAGCAAGCGGCCGTCATCAAAACCAACGGTGAGCTCGAGCGCCACAAAATCACCAAGCTCATGGGCTTTGAAGGGCTCAACAAAGTCGAGCTGGAAGCCGCCGAGGCGGGCAGTATCGTTGCCGTAGCTGGCCTAGGCGATATCAACATTGGCGAGACGATCGCGGCCCCTGACGAGCCGCAGGCGCTGCCGCTCATTAGCGTGGATGAGCCCACCCTGCAAATGACCTTTGCCATCAACGACTCGCCTTTTGCCGGACAGGAAGGGACCTACGTTACCTCGCGGCAGCTACGCGATCGCCTGTATAAAGAGATGGAGACCAACGTGGCGCTGCGCGTCAGCGAAACCGATTCGACCGATCGGTTCGATGTGGCCGGTCGCGGCGAGCTCCACCTGGGCATTTTGATCGAAAACATGCGCCGCGAAGGCTACGAGTTCCAGGTCTCGCAGCCCAAGGTGATCTATCGCGAGGTCAACGGCCAGCCGTGCGAACCCTACGAGTACTTGGTTCTGGATGTCCCCGAAGACACAGTGGGCAGCTGCATCGAGCGCGTGGGCGAGCGCCAGGGCCAGATGCAAGACATGCAGGCCGGCGAGAACGGGCGCACCCAACTCGAGTTCGTGCTCCCAGCCCGCGGCTTGGTAGGCTTTCGCGGCGAGTTCCTGCGCCTGACCCGCGGCGAGGGCATTATGAGCCACAGCTTTTTGGACTACCGCCCGCTGGCCGGCGAGTTTGAGACCCGGCACAACGGCGTGCTGGTGGCCCAGGAAGAAGGCACCTCAACCTTCTACGCCCTCAAAAAAGCCGAAGAGCGCGGCACCTTTTTCATTGGGCCAGGCACGCGCGTCTACAAGGGCATGATCGTGGGCGAGACCAACCATCCCAAGGATGTTGAACTCAACATCTGCAAGGCCAAGCAGCTCACCAACCATCGCGCCTCGGCAGGGGAGGTCCTGGAGCAGCT